Proteins from a genomic interval of Mustela lutreola isolate mMusLut2 chromosome 4, mMusLut2.pri, whole genome shotgun sequence:
- the LOC131829146 gene encoding small ubiquitin-related modifier 2, translating to MADEKPKEGVKTENNDHINLKVAGQDGSVVQFKIKRHTPLSKLMKAYCERQGLSMRQIRFRFDGQPINETDTPAQLEMEDEDTIDVFQQQTGGVY from the coding sequence ATGGCCGACGAAAAGCCCAAGGAAGGAGTCAAGACTGAGAACAACGATCATATTAATTTGAAGGTGGCGGGGCAGGATGGTTCTGTGGTGCAGTTTAAGATTAAGAGGCATACACCACTTAGTAAACTAATGAAAGCCTATTGTGAACGACAGGGTTTGTCAATGAGGCAGATCAGATTCCGATTTGATGGTCAGCCAATCAATGAAACAGACACACCTGCACAGTTGGAAATGGAGGATGAAGATACAATTGATGTGTTCCAGCAGCAGACAGGAGGTGTCTACTAA